A portion of the Ricinus communis isolate WT05 ecotype wild-type chromosome 10, ASM1957865v1, whole genome shotgun sequence genome contains these proteins:
- the LOC8264777 gene encoding probable alkaline/neutral invertase F has translation MSTKLKDLFVRDDTKEPEAAPADTVSSSSESVTVELALKEKMQLSPSKVVEKEEDSKEVSVSADTDAAAALDVSTSQVDFQVPEKHFEKSNDMPSGYIVLEGPKIIQKRAISEEPLHSPDVESFKTAELYLSSADKGSPKKVTVQSSVEKNSDSSSESEKESSPEVNGGGRQEPRVQHQQSSNEINIVFDKVQAVKIIPSLKAFPSVGVNLDSLDNVSPGVKSISESGAMVDEAWERLNKSYVLFKGKPVGTLAAMDPGAEALNYNQVFVRDFVPSGLACLMKNPSEPEIVKNFLLKTLHLQGREKRIDNFTLGEGVMPASYKVLYDSHREKDILVADFGGSAIGRVAPVDSGFWWIILLRSYTKSTHDYALAELPEVQKGMKLILNLCLSDGFDTFPTLLCADGCSMIDRRMGIYGYPIEIQALFYFALRCAQQLLKPERDGKELLERIDKRITALSFHIQKYYWLDFTQLNNIYRYKTEEYSHTAVNKFNVIPESIPDWVFDFMPLRGGYLIGNVSPARMDFRWFLVGNCIAILSSLATPAQATAIMELIEERWEDLIGEMPLKITYPALEGHEWRTVTGYDPKNTRWSYHNGGSWPVLLWLLAAASIKVGRPQIAKRAVELVEQRLSKDGWPEYYDGKTGRYVGKQARKYQTWSIAGYLVAKMMIENPSNLLIISLEEDKKIAKPTLTRSASF, from the exons ATGTCTACGAAGCTGAAAGATCTATTTGTGCGAGACGACACCAAGGAACCTGAGGCTGCTCCGGCAGATACCGTTTCCTCTTCCTCCGAAAGTGTTACCGTCGAGCTAGCTTTGAAGGAGAAGATGCAACTCTCGCCGTCgaaagttgtggagaaagaagaagactCTAAGGAGGTCTCCGTAAGTGCAGATACTGACGCAGCAGCTGCTTTAGACGTTTCGACTTCTCAAGTAGACTTCCAAGTGCCAGAGAAGCATTTTGAGAAATCGAATGACATGCCGTCAGGTTATATAGTGCTTGAAGGTCCTAAGATCATTCAGAAACGCGCAATTTCTGAAGAACCTCTGCATTCTCCAGATGTCGAAAGTTTCAAAACGGCGGAGCTTTATCTATCTTCGGCTGATAAAGGATCTCCAAAGAAAGTAACTGTGCAGTCATCTGTTGAGAAAAACTCAGACTCTTCATCAGAATCGGAGAAGGAGTCTTCTCCTGAGGTGAATGGAGGAGGTCGGCAGGAGCCAAGAGTGCAGCATCAGCAGAGCAGTAACGAGATTAATATTGTGTTTGATAAAGTGCAAGCCGTGAAGATCATACCGTCGTTGAAGGCTTTTCCAAGCGTTGGCGTGAATCTGGACTCTCTAGATAACGTATCTCCGGGCGTCAAATCGATCTCTGAGAGTGGAGCGATGGTGGACGAAGCTTGGGAGAGGCTCAACAAGTCTTACGTGTTATTCAAGGGCAAGCCTGTTGGGACTCTCGCCGCTATGGATCCTGGAGCTGAGGCTTTAAACTATAATCAG GTTTTTGTGAGAGACTTTGTTCCTAGCGGCTTAGCATGCCTAATGAAGAATCCTTCTGAACCTGAGATTGTGAAGAACTTTCTCCTAAAGACTCTCCATCTCCAAGGTCGAGAAAAGAGGATTGACAACTTTACTCTTGGGGAAGGTGTCATGCCTGCAAGTTATAAGGTTCTCTACGACTCACATCGTGAAAAAGATATCCTGGTTGCAGACTTTGGCGGCAGTGCAATAGGGAGAGTGGCACCTGTTGATTCAGGGTTCTGGTGGATTATACTGCTTAGGTCCTATACGAAGAGCACACATGATTATGCACTGGCAGAACTTCCTGAGGTGCAGAAAGGAATGAAGTTGATACTCAACCTTTGCCTCTCAGACGGCTTTGACACTTTCCCAACACTTCTCTGTGCGGATGGGTGCAGCATGATTGACAGGAGGATG GGAATATATGGATATCCAATTGAAATCCAGGCACTTTTCTATTTTGCACTGAGGTGTGCACAGCAGCTGCTAAAACCAGAACGAGATGGCAAGGAATTACTAGAGCGTATTGATAAGCGGATCACAGCTCTCAGCTTTCATATCCAGAAATACTATTGGCTAGATTTcacacaattaaataacatataCCGGTATAAAACTGAGGAATACTCCCACACTGctgttaataaatttaatgtcATTCCAGAGTCTATCCCAGACTGGGTGTTCGATTTCATGCCTTTGCGAGGAGGTTATCTGATTGGTAATGTTAGTCCAGCTCGCATGGACTTCCGGTGGTTCTTAGTTGGCAACTGTATTGCCATTTTGAGCTCTTTGGCGACACCTGCACAAGCGACTGCGATCATGGAACTGATTGAGGAGAGGTGGGAGGACTTGATCGGAGAGATGCCTTTGAAGATTACTTACCCCGCATTGGAAGGACATGAATGGAGAACAGTCACTGGATATGATCCTAAGAATACGAGATGGAGCTACCATAATGGTGGATCTTGGCCAG TTCTTCTTTGGTTACTTGCAGCAGCAAGTATCAAGGTTGGAAGACCACAAATTGCAAAACGAGCAGTTGAACTGGTCGAGCAGCGTTTATCCAAAGATGGGTGGCCTGAGTACTATGATGGTAAGACTGGCAGATATGTCGGGAAGCAGGCAAGAAAATATCAGACCTGGAGCATTGCTGGCTATTTGGTTGCTAAAATGATGATAGAGAATCCCTCCAATCTTCTGATAATCTCTCTTGAGGAAGACAAGAAGATAGCGAAGCCAACACTTACTCGCTCCGCCTCATTCTAG
- the LOC8264775 gene encoding uncharacterized protein LOC8264775, protein MGIEEPKDPFKGVDWKAIGGELQKDPSAAAKPVIKKRLPKKIRQIPHYYFHPLRSRPSVIALNGACITGGIGADMLLEIWINKRVERHRNLFFLNATQREEGSRKRKMRTEASYGSLTSRVWTAL, encoded by the exons ATGGGAATTGAAGAGCCAAAAGATCCATTTAAGGGGGTTGACTGGAAAGCTATAGGTGGTGAATTGCAGAAGGACCCTAGTGCTGCTGCTAAACCAGTTATAAAGAAACGGCTTCCTAAAAAGATCAGGCAAATTCCTCACTATTATTTCCATCCCCTAAGGTCTCGACCCTCCGTAATTGCATTGAATGGGGCATGTATTACTGGTGGAATTGGTGCTGATATGCTGCTTGAGATCTGGATAAACAAGAGAGTTGAAAGGCATAGAAACTTATTCTTCTTGAATGCAACACAAAGAGAAGAAGGAAGTAGGAAAAGAAAGATG AGGACGGAGGCGTCATATGGGAGTTTGACAAGTAGAGTCTGGACAGCATTGTAA